The genome window TTGGCTAGATTTGAGAGACTCTTTGTTGGAATAGGTTTAACTGATCCCACAAGGAAGAGAGCATTGCTACTACATTACGCAGGACCTGATGTAGATGAGATATTCGACACGTTGACAGAGacaggcgatgatgatgactataATACTGCTAAGGCTAAGTTAACTGCGCATTTTCTACCCAAGAAGAACGTAGCATTCGAGGTATACAACTTCAGACAGTGTACTCAAGCAAAGGATGAAACGCTTGATGCCTACCATACTCgcttgagaaaacttgccaagACATGTGATTTCGCGAATGTAGACCGCGAGATTTGCGCTCAAATCATAACCGGCACTAATTCACATCAACTTCGCAGAAAAGCGTTGCGTGAAGACATGAATTTAACTAAAATTCGAGATACTGGCCGCGCATTTGAATTGAGTGAGCACCAAGCAACCAAGCTTGAAGAATCGCAACATCAAACCGTTCACAAGATTAGAGCCAATGACAAGAGCCAAGGCAAAGGGAGCCAAAGACAGAGCAGACCTAAGCAGAAGACACGTCGTTTCCAGTCACAATCGAAGCCGGACCAGGACAGACGTCGCGATGGTCGAGATACCAGACCCCAGCAGCAACACAACGACCAGAACTGTGGTAAGTGTGGAGGGAGACCCCACAAAGTCAGTAGTAATTGTCCCGCCAATGGTCAGGAGTGCCATCGTTGCAAGAAGATAGGACACTTCGGGAGGATGTGCCGTTCAAAGACCAACAGCGCTAACACCCTGATGACAGAGGCTGACGAAGATTCTGACTACTGTTACTTTACCCAAGCTGCCAAGTCCAACAACCCAACGCTGTGTACGATAACAATCGGAAAGAAACCAAAAATGGCCAGAGTACCCATGATGATAGATTCGGGAGCATCCGTCAACCTAGTCGACTCCAAGACGTTCAACGTTATTCGCCGAGCCCAACCTGGTATAGACCCGTTGCTTCCAGCTGACACACAGGTATTCCCCTATGGTAGCAAGACGCCCATACTGCTGAAAGGAATGTTCCGAGCCACAGCACGTCACAAGTCCGAAACCAAATGGTCGAAGTTCTACGTGACTGAAGGAGGAGGGAATTTACTTGGTTTCAAGACCGCGTCGGATTTAGGAATCTTGAAGATCGTACATGAGGTTAAATCGAAAACGAGGCCCAATCCATCCAGCTCCAAGACCCTTCCTGACTCGCTGAAGAAGTATGAGGAACTCTTCTCCGGTGTAGGCAAGATCAAACGTGAACCTGTGACACTTCACATTGATAAAGACGCCAAGCCGAAGCAGCAACCTCACCGTCGCATACCTCTCCATATCCGCAAAGATGTAGAGAAAGAGCTACAGCGTCTAGAGGAACTTGACATTATAGAGAAAGTCGATGGTCCGACACCGTGGATAAGTCCCATAGTTACAGTCCCCAAGAAATCAGGAGCAATTCGCATTTGTGTTGACATGCGCGAGGCAAATAAAGCGATAAAACGTGAAAGACATCTTATGCCGACTCTTGATGATCTAGTAACGGATTTGAACGGATCCACTGTGTTCAGTACCCTAGATTTGAGTAGCGCGTATCATCAACTAGAACTTGCAAAGGAATCACGTTTTATCACCACGTTCACCACCCATCTTGGTCTTAGACGCTACAAACGTCTTTTCTTTGGGATAAACGCCGCGTCGGAAATCTTTCAGAACGCGATCGCCGAAATTCTGAGTGACATACCGAACTGTCGAAATATCTCTGACGATATCATTATCCATGGCAAAGATAAAGCTGAACACGACAAGAGTTTGATAGCCGTGATGGAGAGACTGAAAGAATACGGAATTCGTCTCAACATGCCCAAGTGTCACTTCTATCAGTCAGAAGTGAAGTTCTACGGTCATATCTTCAATAGCGCTGGTGTTACCGCAGATGTGAAGAAGATCGAAGCCATAAGAGATTCGCCTGCCCCGACGGACAAGAGTGGAATACGTTCGTTACTCGGAATGGCCCAATACCTCTCGCGCTTCATTCCATGGTATGCTAGCATAACAGCGCCCCTTAGAGAGCTAACGCATGATAAGACAGAATGGCAGTGGAACGCGGAACATGAAAAAGCGCTAACAGACTTGAAGACTGCGCTCACCGGAGCAAAGGTCATGTCGTACTATGACCCGCGTAAGAAAACTGAACTCATCGTTGACGCAGGGCCCCGCGGATTAGGCTCGATTCTGATGCAAGAAGGTCGCGTTGTTTCGTACGCTAGTCGCGCGCTCACCGACGTTGAGACGAGATACTCGCAGACAGAAAGAGAAATGCTCGCAGTGGTCTGGGCAACAGAACACTTCCGCCTATACTTATACGGTTCGACTTCCCCTTTCACCGTGGTCACAGATCATAAACC of Lineus longissimus chromosome 9, tnLinLong1.2, whole genome shotgun sequence contains these proteins:
- the LOC135493904 gene encoding uncharacterized protein K02A2.6-like; translated protein: MPSPVRAPADPAAAVAPQPMISLPNFASFDPHTDPTAIGPRWERWLARFERLFVGIGLTDPTRKRALLLHYAGPDVDEIFDTLTETGDDDDYNTAKAKLTAHFLPKKNVAFEVYNFRQCTQAKDETLDAYHTRLRKLAKTCDFANVDREICAQIITGTNSHQLRRKALREDMNLTKIRDTGRAFELSEHQATKLEESQHQTVHKIRANDKSQGKGSQRQSRPKQKTRRFQSQSKPDQDRRRDGRDTRPQQQHNDQNCGKCGGRPHKVSSNCPANGQECHRCKKIGHFGRMCRSKTNSANTLMTEADEDSDYCYFTQAAKSNNPTLCTITIGKKPKMARVPMMIDSGASVNLVDSKTFNVIRRAQPGIDPLLPADTQVFPYGSKTPILLKGMFRATARHKSETKWSKFYVTEGGGNLLGFKTASDLGILKIVHEVKSKTRPNPSSSKTLPDSLKKYEELFSGVGKIKREPVTLHIDKDAKPKQQPHRRIPLHIRKDVEKELQRLEELDIIEKVDGPTPWISPIVTVPKKSGAIRICVDMREANKAIKRERHLMPTLDDLVTDLNGSTVFSTLDLSSAYHQLELAKESRFITTFTTHLGLRRYKRLFFGINAASEIFQNAIAEILSDIPNCRNISDDIIIHGKDKAEHDKSLIAVMERLKEYGIRLNMPKCHFYQSEVKFYGHIFNSAGVTADVKKIEAIRDSPAPTDKSGIRSLLGMAQYLSRFIPWYASITAPLRELTHDKTEWQWNAEHEKALTDLKTALTGAKVMSYYDPRKKTELIVDAGPRGLGSILMQEGRVVSYASRALTDVETRYSQTEREMLAVVWATEHFRLYLYGSTSPFTVVTDHKPLIGIFQSQKPMSLRIERWRLRLTPYNYKLEYRPGRNEANPADFCSRHPVVGNEQNRANFVDDYVNYVIDNAVPKAMQLEEVKSETLRDHTLQKLKVAIETGYWRRDEECLKPFKRFQDELIVHNGIVLRGRRLVMPDALQRRAIDLAHVGHQGIVKTKMLLREKVWFPSIDAMVEECVKDCLPCQATSGRASKPEPLRMTKLPNGPWEEVSVDFYGPLPVPSADYLLVMMDDYSRYPEVEVIASTAAKTVIPKIDAIMSRHGVVSILKSDNGPPFTSHDFKRFAECLGFQHRRVTPLYPQANGEAERFMRNITKTVQAAHIEGRNWKQELQKFLRQYRATPHSTTGVSPFEALYGRRMKTQLPCADFNPELKTRSQSSMRDTDNERKKKIKMYADRRRNATESNIAEGDTVVVRQQKRNKLTPPFDPDPLKITRRDGNMLTAERDDRKITRNLTFFKRVPESLFENIQEEEVEIPDSDAPPTIAPETPSGISEPETSNQKLPVMTETTSQPLRRSTRTKRPNPRFKDFVLR